The following are encoded together in the Candidatus Tumulicola sp. genome:
- a CDS encoding glycoside hydrolase family 125 protein has product MIASRLPPGPARRFIAALVVVLFAIAPLNAAAQALIVPLTGRRIHDLQAAQLFHTLFSDFFYERDGTTYVQTGDIPAMWLRDSSAQTIPYIRFYREFPQLRSQFDGVIQRNARNVIKDPYANAFQASYHVWERKWEIDSLAWPVVLAWVYWRQTGDRRVFTPQFHVALRKIVDTYACERNHPRCGRYNYPYHVSSSDRYAATGMIWGAFRPSDDAVRYRFNIPQNALAVVALREIDVLARVGYRDARLSDDARSMAAGVMRAIEFYGRYYDSSQHQWTYAYETDGFGRYAVLDDANIPNLITLPYIDWCSAHDPTYLAARAMSLSRRDPDYYEGRYAAGLGSAHTPPNYVWPLGIIGRALTATSSGEVAEAVTTLAETDGELGTIHESFYDDGYWRYTRDEFGWANALGAELTFRTLAGYGSTQFDPGGPVLPLQTRSVTPALVTRPYEQLRNAAKIVTALGQLLHHR; this is encoded by the coding sequence TTGATTGCGAGCCGCCTGCCGCCCGGCCCTGCCCGGCGCTTTATCGCAGCGCTGGTCGTGGTGCTCTTTGCAATCGCACCGCTGAACGCCGCCGCACAGGCTCTGATCGTTCCGTTAACCGGTCGCAGAATTCACGATCTGCAAGCCGCTCAGCTGTTTCACACCCTTTTCAGCGATTTTTTCTACGAACGAGACGGAACCACGTACGTGCAGACCGGCGACATTCCGGCGATGTGGCTGCGCGATTCGTCGGCGCAGACCATCCCCTACATCCGATTCTACCGCGAGTTTCCGCAACTCCGCTCGCAGTTCGACGGCGTAATTCAGCGCAACGCGCGAAACGTTATCAAAGATCCGTATGCCAACGCGTTTCAGGCCAGCTATCACGTGTGGGAGCGCAAATGGGAAATCGACTCGCTGGCTTGGCCGGTCGTTCTTGCGTGGGTATACTGGCGGCAAACCGGCGACCGGCGCGTCTTTACGCCGCAGTTTCACGTCGCGTTGCGCAAGATCGTCGACACCTATGCCTGCGAACGCAATCATCCGCGATGCGGGCGATACAACTATCCGTATCACGTTTCGAGCAGCGACCGATATGCCGCTACGGGCATGATTTGGGGCGCGTTCCGGCCGTCCGACGACGCGGTACGATATCGCTTCAATATTCCGCAAAACGCATTGGCCGTTGTGGCGTTACGCGAAATCGACGTTCTCGCGCGCGTCGGGTATCGCGACGCCCGCTTGTCCGACGATGCGCGGTCCATGGCGGCCGGTGTCATGCGAGCGATCGAATTTTACGGCCGCTACTACGACTCGTCGCAGCACCAATGGACGTACGCATACGAAACTGACGGGTTCGGCCGGTATGCGGTATTGGACGATGCGAACATTCCCAACCTCATCACCCTGCCGTACATCGACTGGTGTTCCGCGCACGACCCGACATATCTAGCAGCGCGCGCCATGTCGCTCAGCCGGCGCGATCCGGATTATTACGAGGGGCGGTATGCCGCCGGCCTCGGGAGCGCGCATACGCCACCCAACTACGTGTGGCCGCTGGGCATCATCGGCCGCGCCCTTACCGCCACGAGCTCGGGCGAAGTCGCTGAAGCCGTCACGACCTTGGCCGAAACGGACGGCGAACTCGGAACGATTCACGAGAGTTTTTACGACGACGGATACTGGCGCTACACCCGCGACGAATTCGGATGGGCCAACGCCTTGGGCGCGGAGTTAACGTTTCGAACCCTCGCCGGTTACGGCTCGACGCAGTTCGATCCGGGCGGTCCGGTCTTGCCGCTCCAAACGCGCAGCGTTACTCCCGCACTCGTAACTCGACCCTACGAACAACTGCGGAATGCTGCAAAAATCGTAACGGCCCTCGGTCAACTGCTGCACCACCGCTAA
- a CDS encoding PDZ domain-containing protein, with the protein MDQGYYRYPTIAGGRIVFVCEDDIWSVPAGGGTAARLTASFGSCSFPRLSPDGSTIAFVSTDDGTPEVYSMSADGGQARRLTFLGSSYASVCGWSVDGREIYFLANPTTWDEQPRAFAVVAGELPRELNLGHVRSILPIGEKGFAIGRNATDPARWKRYRGGTAGEIWVDAEGSGTFSKLPLPNGNPTWPMPVADRIYFLADHEGIGNIYSCAFDCADVRRHTHEPEYYARFPSTDGERIVYSAGGEIACLDAATNEVRRISISTPSTAPQTIRRFEEASESLEHFAPHPDGTRLAFVSRGQAFAMPLFDGAVTHHGPGSKARTRLTEWLHDGKRFATVTDINGYEQIAIYNTGSTGAPKLVTTGDIGRVTDLKCSPTSDVIAFANHRHELCFVDADDGKVRVVDTSPSRRILDLAFSPDGRYLAYVWWPAPETSILRVVKVRSGKVRDVTTALRTDKSPSWDPEGKYLYFISTRDFNPVYDALQFELSFPQAGRPFAVTLREEVPSPFVPAAKPIHRDHEHDRDDKKVDKPADIDIDFDGITGRVLGFPVDEADYGQIVAVRGRVLFTRFDINAIKPVRREDLDDDSSGTLLAYDFEQQRSATIATQCDEIRLGADGRTLMYRGDDKLRAIDALGDLPEEGDEPKPPSEPGRKSGWIDLERAHVEIEPRDEWAQMYREAWRLQTEQFWVEDMSDIDWDRVFDRYNAVLPRARTRGDLSDLIWEMQGELGTSHAYEYGGDYRVPPQYQRGFLGADLTWDDDRDGYRIDRIYRGDSWNREVDSPLAEPGLAIHEGDTVVAIGGKRLSRDVPPGRLLVNAAGKHVSLSIAPRKGDERTVLVKALERENALRYRAWVETNRAFVHERTNGRVGYLHIPDMGPWGFSEFHRGYLGEFNRDGLLVDVRFNRGGHISPLLLEKLARKRVGYDLPRYGAPVPYPPESVAGPIVAMTNQYAGSDGDIFSHCFKLYKLGPLVGKRTWGGVIGIDPYHHLVDGTLTTQPEYSFWFVDAGWGVENYGTDPDYDVDIAPHDYRDGNDPQMELALQLMEKALGERREVKPDLSTRPSLPLPTLT; encoded by the coding sequence ATGGATCAAGGATATTATCGCTATCCGACTATTGCCGGAGGCCGGATCGTCTTCGTGTGTGAGGACGACATATGGAGCGTTCCCGCCGGCGGGGGAACGGCCGCCCGCCTAACCGCCAGCTTTGGAAGTTGTTCGTTCCCTAGGCTGTCACCCGACGGCAGTACGATCGCGTTCGTTTCGACCGATGACGGTACGCCCGAAGTGTATTCGATGTCCGCGGACGGCGGCCAAGCGCGCCGTTTAACCTTTCTTGGATCCTCCTACGCCTCCGTATGCGGATGGAGCGTCGACGGACGCGAGATCTACTTCCTGGCTAACCCGACGACGTGGGACGAACAGCCGCGCGCGTTCGCAGTCGTTGCGGGCGAGTTACCGCGCGAACTGAATCTCGGACACGTGCGATCGATTTTACCGATCGGCGAAAAAGGCTTCGCGATCGGGCGCAACGCGACCGACCCGGCGCGTTGGAAGCGCTATCGCGGTGGAACGGCCGGCGAAATTTGGGTCGACGCCGAGGGAAGCGGAACGTTCTCGAAACTTCCCTTGCCGAACGGGAACCCGACCTGGCCGATGCCGGTCGCCGATCGCATTTACTTCTTAGCCGATCACGAAGGCATCGGCAACATTTATTCGTGCGCGTTCGACTGTGCCGACGTTCGCCGGCACACGCACGAGCCCGAATATTACGCTCGATTCCCCTCTACCGACGGCGAGCGCATCGTGTATTCGGCCGGCGGTGAGATCGCGTGTTTGGACGCCGCGACCAACGAAGTGCGCCGCATTTCGATCTCGACGCCCTCGACGGCGCCTCAAACGATTCGCCGCTTCGAAGAGGCCTCCGAATCGCTCGAGCATTTCGCACCGCATCCCGACGGAACGCGCTTGGCCTTCGTGTCGCGTGGCCAAGCGTTTGCGATGCCACTGTTCGACGGCGCGGTAACGCATCACGGGCCGGGAAGCAAAGCGCGGACGCGTCTGACCGAGTGGCTACACGACGGAAAGCGTTTCGCCACCGTGACGGATATTAACGGATACGAACAGATCGCCATTTACAATACCGGCTCGACCGGCGCACCGAAATTGGTCACGACCGGGGACATCGGTCGCGTTACCGATCTCAAGTGCTCGCCGACATCCGACGTGATCGCCTTCGCAAATCACCGGCACGAGCTGTGCTTCGTGGATGCCGACGACGGTAAGGTGCGCGTGGTCGATACGTCCCCGTCGCGTCGTATCCTAGACTTGGCGTTTTCGCCCGACGGCCGCTACCTAGCGTACGTATGGTGGCCGGCGCCCGAAACCTCGATCCTCCGCGTCGTGAAGGTGCGTTCGGGCAAAGTTCGCGACGTGACGACGGCGTTGCGAACGGACAAGTCTCCCTCGTGGGATCCCGAGGGCAAGTATCTGTATTTCATCTCGACGCGCGATTTCAATCCGGTGTACGACGCGCTGCAATTCGAGTTGAGCTTCCCGCAGGCGGGCCGCCCGTTCGCGGTGACCTTGCGCGAAGAAGTGCCGTCGCCGTTCGTGCCGGCGGCCAAACCGATCCATCGCGACCACGAGCACGATCGCGACGACAAAAAAGTAGATAAGCCGGCCGATATCGACATCGATTTCGACGGCATCACCGGACGCGTGTTAGGCTTTCCGGTCGACGAAGCCGATTACGGGCAGATCGTTGCGGTGCGCGGACGCGTGTTATTCACGCGCTTCGACATCAACGCGATCAAGCCGGTGCGACGCGAGGACCTCGATGACGATTCGAGCGGAACGTTACTGGCATACGACTTCGAGCAACAGCGTTCGGCGACGATCGCGACGCAATGCGACGAGATCCGGTTGGGAGCCGATGGGCGTACGTTGATGTATCGCGGCGACGATAAGCTGCGCGCGATCGACGCGCTCGGGGACTTACCTGAAGAAGGCGACGAGCCGAAGCCACCGTCGGAGCCTGGTCGCAAGAGCGGATGGATCGACTTAGAGCGCGCGCACGTCGAAATCGAGCCGCGCGACGAGTGGGCGCAAATGTACCGCGAAGCGTGGCGGCTGCAGACCGAACAGTTCTGGGTCGAAGACATGAGCGACATCGATTGGGACCGCGTGTTCGACCGCTACAATGCGGTGCTGCCGCGCGCTCGTACCCGTGGCGATCTGTCGGATCTCATCTGGGAAATGCAAGGCGAGCTCGGCACGTCGCACGCATACGAGTACGGTGGCGACTATCGCGTACCGCCGCAGTATCAGCGCGGCTTCTTGGGCGCGGATCTAACGTGGGACGACGATCGCGACGGATACCGGATCGACCGGATCTATCGCGGCGACTCGTGGAATCGCGAAGTCGATTCGCCGCTGGCCGAACCGGGCTTAGCGATTCACGAAGGCGACACCGTCGTCGCAATCGGCGGCAAACGATTGTCGCGCGATGTTCCCCCCGGGCGGTTACTCGTGAACGCGGCCGGCAAGCACGTGTCGCTGAGCATCGCGCCGCGCAAGGGCGACGAGCGCACCGTGCTGGTCAAGGCGCTCGAACGCGAAAATGCGTTGCGCTATCGCGCCTGGGTCGAAACGAATCGTGCGTTCGTACACGAGCGCACCAACGGTCGCGTCGGGTACCTCCACATTCCGGATATGGGTCCGTGGGGGTTCTCCGAGTTTCATCGCGGATATCTCGGCGAGTTCAACCGCGATGGTTTGCTCGTGGACGTGCGCTTCAACCGCGGCGGGCACATCTCGCCGCTGTTGCTCGAAAAACTCGCGCGCAAGCGCGTGGGATACGATCTGCCGCGCTACGGCGCCCCGGTTCCGTATCCGCCCGAATCGGTTGCCGGCCCGATCGTTGCGATGACCAATCAATACGCGGGTTCCGATGGGGACATCTTCAGCCACTGCTTCAAGCTGTACAAGCTGGGGCCGCTCGTCGGCAAACGCACCTGGGGTGGCGTTATCGGCATCGATCCGTACCATCACTTGGTCGACGGTACGTTGACCACGCAACCCGAATACTCGTTCTGGTTCGTCGACGCCGGATGGGGGGTCGAGAACTACGGAACCGATCCGGATTACGACGTCGACATCGCACCCCACGACTATCGCGACGGCAACGACCCGCAAATGGAGCTAGCGCTGCAACTGATGGAGAAGGCGCTCGGAGAACGGCGTGAAGTGAAGCCCGACCTCTCGACGCGTCCGTCGCTGCCGTTGCCGACTCTGACGTGA
- a CDS encoding DUF2723 domain-containing protein, whose translation MRRLCGLAAFLLPAIAYIAGASHEPAAWDTAELQGVPYIMGIAHPTGFPFYVLLGYVWSHVLAFDSIAFRLNALCGVAGAITALAGYLVALEFDAWPPVAMVAAWWFAFVEVVWSHSVRAEAQVVAVTCAALAMLSFLRWMRSGSAAAFVMAWLLFGLGVASHPNAIWIAPAMVVGCCIAAQRPSGRLALLGGAVAIAAIGLYLYLPLRSAYVVAHGLDPTHVLRGAAGGIFWNYNDPSTATGLFAELSGSQSGAPGYALASLNPLRLQDALLAFFEAIGTGFGAFALIAVAVGAVAMWKRDWKRTAVLVFACLAALVFSVTYANEADVFRYRLLGTWLAVPLLAAALPNPVAAGRRYALLGVAYLVFLSIGAGNALYARRSYFQHRSGEGGRWIINAVRRYVPPGGVVIVDGWLDATSLGYGAYADRSLPGRIVVSGYNAGDTGLYTVWASQRPVFVLTNPQNIPLVPGAIGVARLDAYHELFRIRHLP comes from the coding sequence TTGCGTCGCCTGTGCGGCTTGGCGGCGTTCCTGCTACCGGCGATCGCCTATATCGCCGGCGCTTCGCACGAGCCCGCCGCGTGGGACACAGCCGAATTACAAGGCGTGCCCTATATCATGGGCATCGCGCATCCGACCGGCTTCCCATTCTACGTTTTACTCGGGTATGTATGGTCGCACGTGCTCGCGTTCGACTCGATCGCGTTCCGTCTCAACGCTTTGTGTGGAGTCGCCGGTGCGATTACCGCGTTAGCGGGCTATCTGGTCGCGCTCGAATTCGATGCGTGGCCACCGGTTGCGATGGTCGCTGCGTGGTGGTTTGCATTCGTCGAAGTCGTTTGGTCGCATTCGGTGCGTGCCGAAGCGCAGGTCGTTGCGGTAACGTGCGCCGCGCTCGCAATGCTGTCGTTCTTGCGATGGATGCGCAGCGGATCGGCAGCCGCGTTCGTGATGGCGTGGCTGCTATTCGGACTTGGCGTCGCATCCCATCCGAACGCGATATGGATCGCACCGGCGATGGTCGTGGGATGTTGTATCGCAGCGCAAAGGCCGTCGGGGCGACTCGCTTTGCTCGGTGGCGCAGTGGCGATCGCCGCCATCGGGCTATATCTGTATCTACCGTTACGCTCGGCGTATGTCGTGGCGCACGGACTCGATCCGACGCACGTCTTACGCGGTGCTGCCGGCGGTATTTTTTGGAATTACAACGATCCCAGCACCGCGACCGGCCTGTTCGCCGAGTTGAGCGGAAGCCAGTCCGGTGCGCCGGGGTATGCGTTGGCGTCGCTCAATCCACTGCGTCTGCAAGACGCGCTCTTGGCGTTTTTTGAAGCGATCGGCACAGGCTTCGGAGCGTTCGCGCTGATCGCGGTCGCTGTGGGCGCGGTCGCGATGTGGAAGCGCGATTGGAAAAGAACTGCCGTCCTCGTCTTCGCATGTTTGGCGGCGCTCGTTTTCTCCGTGACGTATGCGAACGAAGCCGATGTGTTCCGTTACCGGTTGTTGGGTACTTGGCTCGCCGTACCGTTGCTCGCGGCCGCATTGCCGAACCCGGTCGCGGCCGGCCGGCGATACGCGCTGCTGGGCGTTGCATATCTCGTTTTTCTATCGATCGGCGCCGGCAACGCGCTGTACGCGCGACGAAGTTATTTTCAGCACCGTAGTGGCGAGGGCGGCCGGTGGATCATCAACGCAGTGCGTCGGTACGTTCCACCCGGAGGTGTGGTGATCGTCGACGGCTGGTTGGACGCGACATCGTTAGGATACGGCGCCTACGCCGACCGTTCGCTGCCCGGACGCATCGTCGTTTCGGGTTATAACGCAGGGGACACGGGCCTCTATACCGTGTGGGCGAGCCAACGACCGGTGTTCGTTCTGACGAATCCGCAGAATATACCGCTCGTTCCGGGCGCGATCGGCGTCGCCCGGCTCGACGCGTATCACGAGCTGTTCCGCATCCGGCACTTACCATGA